One segment of Ipomoea triloba cultivar NCNSP0323 chromosome 12, ASM357664v1 DNA contains the following:
- the LOC115999088 gene encoding aquaporin PIP2-7-like has protein sequence MTKDYVEPPPAALLDMDELKKWSFYRAVIAEFVATMLFLYVSVATVIGTKATPDPCKGAGLLGISWVFGGMIFVLVYCTAGISGGHINPAVTFGLFLGRKVSLIRALAYMVAQCLGAVVGVGLVKALTKAFFDTVGGGANTVQPGFSKGVGLVAEILATFFLVYTVFSATDPKRNARDSHVPVLAPLPIGFAVFVAHVATIPITGTGINPARSFGAAVIYNNKHAWDDHWIFWVGPMLGAIGAAIYHQLVLRAQAVKALGSFQSAPNV, from the exons ATGACGAAGGACTACGTTGAACCGCCGCCTGCTGCGTTGCTCGACATGGACGAGCTGAAGAAATGGTCGTTCTACAGAGCCGTCATCGCGGAGTTCGTGGCCACCATGCTCTTCCTCTACGTCAGCGTCGCCACCGTTATCGGCACCAAAGCCACCCCCGACCCCTGCAAGGGCGCTGGCTTGCTCGGCATTTCTTGGGTCTTCGGCGGCATGATTTTCGTCCTCGTCTACTGCACCGCCGGCATTTCTG GGGGGCATATAAACCCGGCGGTGACGTTCGGGCTGTTCCTAGGAAGGAAAGTGTCGTTGATACGCGCGTTGGCGTACATGGTGGCGCAGTGCCTGGGAGCGGTGGTTGGCGTGGGACTGGTGAAAGCTTTAACAAAGGCCTTCTTCGACACCGTGGGCGGCGGCGCCAACACCGTCCAGCCTGGCTTCTCAAAGGGCGTGGGCTTAGTCGCAGAGATCCTCGCCACCTTTTTCCTCGTCTACACCGTCTTCTCCGCCACCGACCCCAAAAGAAACGCCCGTGACTCTCACGTTCCG GTATTGGCACCACTGCCCATTGGTTTCGCTGTGTTTGTGGCTCATGTGGCCACCATTCCCATCACCGGCACCGGCATCAACCCAGCAAGGAGTTTCGGCGCTGCTGTCATCTACAACAACAAACATGCCTGGGATGACCAC tgGATATTCTGGGTTGGGCCAATGCTGGGAGCAATTGGTGCGGCAATCTATCATCAGCTAGTACTCCGAGCCCAGGCTGTTAAAGCTCTTGGTTCATTCCAAAGCGCCCCTAACGTTTGA